The following proteins are co-located in the Aliidongia dinghuensis genome:
- a CDS encoding 2OG-Fe dioxygenase family protein, whose translation MDELLHPIATRLEERGFAFVEADAMTSVFRQAGLDDWARFAQSWNDLGLDTYMADGGRYRRRRHAAFAVSAAGIQRKPHQPHYQSRDYNPLNGGLERWFEPILPEVGTHPAMTAILTACFTLFDGLTPAATRPGAWHVEVHQFRIEARAGEEGRPTPEGLHRDGVDWVLVLLVARDNIASGVTTIHDIDQKPLGSFTLKQPLDAALVDDGRVYHGVTPVEPLDPAQPAYRDVLVVTFRR comes from the coding sequence ATGGACGAGCTTCTGCACCCGATCGCGACCCGGCTCGAGGAGCGCGGCTTCGCGTTCGTCGAGGCGGATGCGATGACTTCGGTCTTTCGGCAGGCCGGCCTGGACGACTGGGCGCGGTTCGCCCAAAGCTGGAACGATCTCGGCCTCGATACCTATATGGCGGACGGCGGCCGCTATCGCCGTCGCCGCCACGCCGCCTTCGCCGTCTCGGCCGCCGGCATCCAGCGCAAGCCGCATCAGCCGCACTATCAGAGCCGCGACTACAACCCGCTGAACGGGGGGCTCGAACGCTGGTTCGAGCCGATCCTGCCCGAGGTGGGGACGCATCCCGCCATGACGGCGATCCTGACCGCGTGCTTCACGCTGTTCGACGGGCTGACGCCGGCCGCGACCCGGCCCGGGGCCTGGCATGTCGAGGTGCACCAGTTCCGCATCGAGGCGCGGGCGGGTGAGGAAGGCCGCCCGACGCCGGAAGGGCTGCATCGCGACGGCGTCGACTGGGTGCTGGTCCTGCTGGTGGCGCGCGACAATATCGCGAGCGGCGTCACGACGATCCACGACATCGATCAGAAGCCGCTCGGCAGCTTCACGCTGAAGCAGCCCCTGGATGCAGCGCTCGTCGATGACGGCCGGGTGTATCACGGCGTGACGCCGGTCGAGCCGCTCGACCCGGCGCAGCCGGCCTATCGCGACGTGCTGGTGGTGACGTTCCGCCGTTGA
- a CDS encoding flagellar basal body protein, which produces MVDSLASASSNALGGLEAAQNRIATAASNIANASDGIASSETSSGPATSGNAPPLTGGQIGPAAGQVHEALAQQELGGAGGDLSTNLISVAAAKISYEANAKVLKTVDKLAKDAIDIVT; this is translated from the coding sequence ATGGTGGATTCGCTGGCGAGCGCCTCGTCCAACGCGCTGGGTGGCCTCGAGGCTGCGCAGAACCGCATCGCCACGGCCGCGTCCAATATCGCAAACGCCAGCGACGGAATTGCGTCGTCGGAGACATCGTCCGGCCCAGCGACGTCCGGAAATGCGCCACCGTTGACGGGCGGCCAGATCGGCCCGGCCGCCGGCCAGGTTCACGAGGCCCTTGCCCAACAGGAGCTTGGGGGCGCTGGGGGCGACCTGTCGACCAATCTCATCTCGGTCGCTGCCGCCAAGATCAGCTACGAGGCAAATGCCAAGGTGCTGAAGACGGTCGACAAGCTCGCCAAGGACGCGATCGACATCGTCACCTGA
- a CDS encoding PTS sugar transporter subunit IIA, with the protein MTFPLDLLPPDRVFGGLSATSKAEALGQLAARAAAALGLPTGLVLQSLLWREALGSTAIGHGVAIPHAVLPVLDHSFALFARAAVPIPFDGVDGRPVSAIFLLLTPEDCAAESTHLLAQVCRGLRDPQALPALDRAGSDAALYATLTGLLVGRRAA; encoded by the coding sequence ATGACATTCCCGCTGGATCTGCTGCCGCCCGACCGCGTGTTCGGCGGGCTCAGCGCCACGAGCAAGGCCGAGGCCCTCGGCCAACTCGCCGCCCGAGCCGCCGCGGCGTTGGGCCTGCCGACGGGCCTCGTGCTTCAGTCGCTGCTGTGGCGCGAGGCGCTGGGCTCGACCGCGATCGGCCATGGCGTCGCCATCCCGCATGCGGTGTTGCCGGTGCTCGACCACAGCTTCGCGCTGTTCGCGCGCGCGGCGGTACCAATCCCGTTCGACGGGGTCGACGGCCGGCCGGTCTCGGCGATCTTCCTGCTGCTGACGCCGGAGGATTGCGCCGCCGAAAGCACGCATCTGCTGGCGCAGGTCTGCCGCGGCCTACGCGATCCGCAGGCGCTGCCGGCGCTCGACCGGGCGGGCTCCGATGCGGCGCTATACGCCACCCTGACCGGCCTGCTCGTCGGGCGCCGGGCCGCCTGA
- a CDS encoding haloacid dehalogenase type II, producing the protein MTIRALVFDAYGTLYDVQSVRSLAIDLCGDKGELVTQLWRLKQLEYSWLRSLMGTYEDFWPVTRAALEFSLVSAGITPTAALCEPLMSKYLRLDLYAEAKEALDALGGYTLAILSNGNPRMLEALVESSGLAGRFADVISVDRARSFKPDPACYALVEPALGVAPDEVLFVSSNGFDVAGAKQFGFKVARIERTAGAPAPQNSDVGPAEFARLVRGQAERLGLEPDWRVARLTDLAPLLKAMVP; encoded by the coding sequence ATGACCATTCGCGCGCTCGTCTTCGACGCCTACGGCACGCTCTATGACGTGCAGTCGGTGCGCAGCCTCGCCATCGACCTGTGCGGCGACAAGGGCGAGCTCGTGACGCAGCTCTGGCGGCTGAAGCAGCTCGAATACAGCTGGCTGCGCAGCCTGATGGGCACATACGAGGATTTCTGGCCGGTAACACGCGCGGCGCTCGAATTCTCGCTGGTGAGCGCCGGCATCACGCCGACTGCGGCGCTGTGCGAGCCGCTCATGAGCAAATACCTTCGCCTCGACCTCTATGCCGAGGCGAAGGAGGCGCTGGATGCGCTCGGCGGCTATACGCTCGCCATCCTGTCGAACGGCAACCCGCGGATGCTGGAGGCGCTCGTCGAGTCGTCGGGCCTCGCCGGGCGCTTCGCCGACGTCATCAGCGTCGACCGGGCCCGCAGCTTCAAGCCGGATCCCGCCTGCTACGCGCTGGTCGAGCCCGCGCTGGGCGTCGCCCCGGACGAGGTGCTGTTCGTCTCGTCGAACGGGTTCGACGTGGCCGGTGCCAAGCAGTTCGGCTTCAAGGTGGCGCGCATCGAGCGGACGGCGGGCGCGCCGGCTCCGCAGAATTCCGACGTCGGCCCGGCCGAGTTCGCCCGCTTGGTGCGCGGCCAGGCCGAGCGGCTGGGCCTGGAGCCCGACTGGCGGGTGGCGCGCCTCACCGACCTCGCGCCGCTCCTGAAGGCGATGGTTCCCTGA
- a CDS encoding efflux transporter outer membrane subunit has product MRRRPLIHRPLLHRLCPFVLAGLAAACTVGPDYKPDEMAVPADWTEAKPPGTDQVALERLRNWWASFNDPVLNRLVEQVIAGNEDLKIARQRLIEARAARAIAGSVDYPQVQAKAARLQSNSSTTVDYPPGIGQYRTWELGFDASWEIDIFGGTRRAKEAADADIGAAIEDRRAILVSLLGELAGDYASLRASQLRLDIANRNIEASRKAFDLTQQEFQRGLGTDLEVAQARAQWDNVRAAPPALRASIARLAHAIALLLGGFPGDLEKELSKPAPLMAVPATLPVALPSETLVNRPDIRRAERRYAAATARIGVATADLFPHFSIPLMLEPTSGTIGSLFLAKSLDWSVGLAAGTLIYDGGKTDARIESAKAAAEASRIGYEETVRGAFRDVEDALVNFQTETERNGTLKEAAADSDLAQDRATKLYSAGLTDFLKVLDSERAAFAAEDLEAQSRLALVQDVIALYKALGGGWQGVDFDPPPVVAAAP; this is encoded by the coding sequence GTGCGCCGTCGCCCGCTCATCCACCGCCCCCTGCTCCACCGCCTCTGCCCGTTCGTCCTCGCCGGCCTCGCCGCCGCCTGCACGGTCGGCCCGGACTACAAGCCGGACGAGATGGCGGTGCCGGCCGATTGGACCGAGGCGAAACCACCCGGGACCGACCAGGTGGCACTCGAGCGCCTCAGGAACTGGTGGGCCTCGTTCAACGACCCGGTGCTCAACCGGCTGGTCGAGCAGGTAATCGCCGGCAACGAGGACCTTAAGATCGCCCGGCAGCGGCTTATCGAGGCGCGCGCGGCCCGCGCCATCGCTGGTTCGGTCGATTATCCGCAGGTCCAGGCCAAGGCGGCGCGGCTGCAATCCAACTCGAGCACGACGGTCGACTATCCGCCCGGCATCGGCCAGTACCGCACCTGGGAACTGGGCTTCGACGCCTCGTGGGAAATCGACATCTTCGGCGGCACGCGCCGGGCGAAAGAGGCGGCGGACGCCGATATCGGCGCCGCGATCGAGGACCGGCGCGCGATCCTGGTGAGCCTCTTGGGCGAGCTCGCCGGCGACTATGCCAGCCTGCGCGCCAGCCAGCTGCGCCTCGACATCGCCAATCGCAACATCGAGGCGTCGCGCAAGGCGTTCGACCTGACGCAGCAGGAGTTCCAGCGCGGACTCGGCACGGATCTCGAGGTCGCCCAGGCGCGCGCGCAATGGGACAATGTCCGGGCCGCCCCGCCGGCCTTGCGCGCGTCGATCGCACGGCTTGCCCATGCGATCGCCCTGCTCCTCGGCGGCTTCCCGGGCGATCTCGAGAAGGAGCTCTCGAAGCCGGCACCCCTGATGGCCGTGCCGGCGACCCTGCCGGTGGCGCTGCCGTCGGAGACGCTGGTCAATCGGCCGGACATCCGCCGGGCCGAGCGACGCTACGCCGCCGCGACCGCGCGCATCGGCGTCGCGACGGCCGACCTGTTCCCGCATTTCTCGATCCCGCTGATGCTGGAGCCGACCTCGGGCACCATCGGCAGCCTGTTCCTGGCAAAGAGCCTCGACTGGTCGGTCGGCCTCGCCGCCGGCACGCTTATTTATGACGGCGGCAAGACCGACGCCCGGATCGAAAGCGCCAAGGCCGCCGCGGAGGCGTCGCGCATCGGCTATGAGGAGACCGTGCGCGGCGCGTTCCGCGACGTCGAGGACGCGCTCGTCAATTTCCAGACCGAGACGGAGCGCAACGGCACGCTCAAGGAGGCGGCGGCCGACAGCGACCTGGCGCAGGATCGCGCGACGAAGCTCTATAGCGCCGGCCTCACCGACTTCCTCAAGGTGCTGGACAGCGAGCGCGCCGCCTTCGCGGCCGAGGATCTCGAGGCGCAGAGCCGCCTCGCCCTGGTCCAGGATGTAATCGCGCTCTACAAGGCGCTGGGCGGCGGCTGGCAGGGTGTGGACTTCGACCCGCCGCCCGTGGTGGCCGCGGCGCCCTGA
- a CDS encoding glutathione S-transferase family protein encodes MIRFYFHPTPNPLKVALFLEEVGLPYEVVPVDTRKGEQHAPSFRAINPNGKLPAIVDTDGIGGEVRVFDSSAILLYLGDKLDRFVGTPADRGELLSWLFFVSSGIGPYSGQAVHFQRAAPEPLPYAINRYRREVQRHYEVLDKHLGGRTTIVGESYTIVDMSAWGWLDRAAVALPGDDDPLAPFPNLKRWFQSINSRPAVARARAVGSDHKFKQEMDEEARRAMFPSNYPPAA; translated from the coding sequence ATGATCCGGTTCTATTTCCATCCGACGCCCAATCCATTGAAGGTGGCGCTGTTCCTCGAGGAGGTCGGCCTGCCCTACGAGGTCGTGCCGGTCGACACGCGCAAGGGCGAGCAGCACGCGCCGTCGTTCCGCGCGATCAATCCGAACGGCAAGCTGCCGGCCATCGTCGATACCGACGGCATCGGCGGTGAGGTCCGGGTGTTCGATTCAAGCGCCATCCTGCTCTACCTGGGCGACAAGCTCGACCGCTTCGTCGGCACGCCGGCCGACCGGGGCGAGCTCCTGTCCTGGCTGTTCTTCGTCTCGAGCGGCATCGGCCCCTATTCCGGCCAGGCGGTGCATTTCCAGCGGGCCGCACCCGAGCCCCTGCCCTATGCCATCAACCGCTACCGCCGCGAGGTCCAGCGCCACTACGAGGTGCTCGACAAGCATCTGGGCGGACGCACCACGATCGTCGGCGAGAGCTACACGATCGTCGACATGTCGGCCTGGGGCTGGCTCGACCGGGCGGCCGTGGCGCTGCCGGGTGACGACGACCCGCTCGCCCCCTTCCCGAACCTGAAGCGCTGGTTCCAGTCGATCAACAGCCGGCCGGCCGTCGCCCGCGCGCGTGCCGTCGGCAGCGACCACAAGTTCAAGCAGGAGATGGACGAGGAAGCCCGGCGCGCCATGTTCCCGTCGAACTACCCGCCGGCGGCCTGA
- a CDS encoding Do family serine endopeptidase translates to MSLRLVVDRFRNPGLLVAVAGLMLTVGAPAQAETAAEAAKKAPPAAAPIPLPTLSPLVKRVLPSVVNIVAEVPAEASGDGNDIAGSEGGQGETPFDEFMRRYFGEHGQPVPPSTPRPGQKNISLGSGFIVDPAGFVVTNNHVITNANKVTVVYQDNSRHPATIVGTDPKTDLAVLKIATKVKLPALTWGDSDKIEVGDWVMTVGNPFGLGGTVTTGIVSALGRDIQHGPFDDFLQIDAPINRGSSGGPTFDTSGRVVGINTAIYSPSGGNIGIGFAIPSSIARLVVKHLQEEGHANHGYLGVSVQVVGPEIAGALHQDPDDPQGLIVVEVVPGAPADQAGLQVGDVIKSADGHLTQAVHDISRLVGRARVGDKLTFSVDRDGTPLKIEAIVAKALRNDPNAEAAAPTAMTGATQANSARGLWFAALTADVRQEDNLTPEAPGVVIGGIADDSPAAAAGLLPGDVILSISRLPVEDPQDAAEKLRLASATGDVLVLINRHGSTLFMAISADADPKGGPAKK, encoded by the coding sequence TTGTCGTTGCGCCTTGTCGTCGATCGGTTCCGTAACCCAGGATTGCTCGTTGCCGTTGCCGGGCTGATGTTGACGGTGGGGGCGCCCGCCCAGGCGGAAACCGCCGCCGAGGCGGCCAAGAAAGCGCCGCCGGCTGCAGCCCCGATCCCGCTGCCGACCCTGTCGCCGCTGGTGAAGCGCGTGCTGCCCTCGGTCGTCAATATCGTCGCCGAGGTCCCGGCCGAGGCGTCCGGCGACGGCAACGACATCGCCGGCAGCGAGGGCGGGCAGGGCGAAACGCCGTTCGACGAGTTCATGCGTCGCTATTTCGGCGAGCACGGTCAGCCGGTCCCGCCGTCGACGCCGCGGCCTGGCCAGAAGAACATCTCGCTCGGCTCCGGCTTCATCGTCGATCCAGCCGGCTTCGTCGTGACCAACAACCACGTCATCACGAACGCGAACAAGGTCACGGTCGTGTACCAGGACAATTCCCGGCATCCGGCAACCATCGTCGGGACCGACCCCAAGACCGACCTTGCCGTGCTCAAGATCGCGACCAAGGTCAAGCTGCCGGCGCTCACCTGGGGCGACAGCGACAAGATCGAGGTCGGCGACTGGGTGATGACGGTCGGCAATCCGTTCGGGCTCGGCGGCACGGTGACGACCGGCATCGTCTCCGCCCTCGGCCGCGACATCCAGCACGGGCCGTTCGACGATTTCCTGCAGATCGACGCGCCAATCAACCGCGGCAGTTCGGGCGGGCCGACCTTCGACACGTCGGGCCGCGTCGTCGGCATCAACACGGCGATTTATTCGCCGTCCGGCGGCAACATCGGCATCGGCTTCGCCATCCCGTCCAGCATCGCCCGGCTGGTCGTAAAGCATCTGCAGGAGGAAGGCCACGCGAACCACGGCTATCTGGGCGTCAGCGTCCAGGTCGTCGGGCCGGAGATCGCCGGTGCGCTGCACCAGGATCCGGACGATCCGCAGGGTCTGATCGTGGTCGAGGTCGTGCCGGGCGCGCCGGCCGACCAGGCGGGCCTGCAGGTCGGCGACGTGATCAAGAGCGCCGACGGCCATCTGACCCAGGCGGTGCACGATATCTCGCGCCTGGTCGGCCGCGCGCGGGTCGGCGACAAGCTCACGTTCAGCGTCGACCGCGACGGCACGCCGCTCAAGATCGAGGCGATCGTCGCGAAGGCGCTCCGGAACGATCCGAACGCCGAGGCGGCGGCCCCCACGGCCATGACCGGGGCGACCCAGGCCAACAGCGCCCGCGGGCTGTGGTTCGCGGCGCTGACCGCCGACGTGCGCCAGGAGGACAATCTGACGCCGGAAGCGCCGGGCGTCGTGATCGGTGGCATCGCCGACGACAGTCCCGCCGCGGCGGCCGGCCTCCTGCCCGGCGACGTCATCCTGTCGATCTCCCGGTTGCCGGTCGAAGACCCGCAGGATGCGGCCGAGAAATTGCGGCTGGCGTCGGCGACCGGCGACGTGCTGGTGCTCATCAACCGGCACGGCTCGACACTGTTCATGGCCATCTCGGCCGACGCCGATCCCAAGGGCGGGCCTGCGAAGAAATAG
- a CDS encoding RNA recognition motif domain-containing protein, whose protein sequence is MRPVPFKGNLIVTNLPDDMTAPKLADLFEDYGIVIGAEIRQIPANSGQARIGVVALAPDGAVEKAISAVDRTMVGKRKIKVGRAKPPAPKSAKAAAAASRPKPAPMPAAGPAPVPRPFVAEALDGKIAAPAAKTARTVVVEYKKSRIVRP, encoded by the coding sequence ATGCGCCCGGTCCCCTTCAAAGGTAACCTCATCGTCACCAATCTGCCCGACGACATGACGGCACCGAAGCTTGCGGATCTGTTCGAGGACTACGGCATTGTAATCGGCGCGGAAATCCGCCAGATCCCGGCGAATTCGGGCCAGGCGCGGATCGGCGTCGTGGCGCTGGCGCCCGATGGCGCCGTCGAAAAGGCGATCAGCGCGGTCGACCGGACCATGGTCGGCAAGCGCAAGATCAAGGTCGGCCGCGCCAAGCCGCCGGCGCCGAAGTCGGCCAAGGCCGCCGCGGCGGCATCCCGGCCGAAGCCCGCGCCGATGCCGGCAGCGGGTCCGGCGCCCGTGCCGCGCCCGTTCGTGGCCGAGGCGCTCGATGGCAAAATCGCCGCGCCTGCGGCAAAAACTGCGCGAACCGTCGTCGTCGAATACAAAAAAAGTCGGATTGTTCGGCCATAA
- a CDS encoding glutathione S-transferase family protein, producing MKLYDRSGFPNAGRIRVVLAAKGLDELVEFMPVDVIGAEHKSEAFLAKNPSGVIPVLELDDGTLLSECTAITEYLDNLDGQPTLTGTTARDKGVIHMMQRRAEAELIDAVGHYFHHATPGLGPTLQAHKSPDWAHRADWGRREGERALRGMRYFDQILSGRPFVAGESFSMADITVFMGLAFAEVAGLAAPADLTSLAKWRAKVADIPSVRSRSGQTLVADDLRRLGF from the coding sequence ATGAAGCTGTACGACCGTTCCGGTTTCCCCAACGCCGGCCGCATCCGCGTTGTGCTGGCAGCGAAGGGTTTGGACGAGCTGGTCGAATTCATGCCCGTCGACGTGATCGGCGCCGAGCACAAGAGCGAGGCGTTCCTCGCTAAGAACCCGTCGGGGGTCATCCCCGTGCTGGAGCTCGACGACGGCACGCTGCTGTCGGAATGCACGGCGATCACCGAATATCTCGATAATCTCGACGGCCAGCCGACCCTGACCGGCACCACCGCGCGGGACAAGGGCGTCATTCACATGATGCAGCGGCGGGCCGAGGCCGAACTGATCGACGCGGTCGGCCACTATTTCCATCATGCGACGCCTGGCCTCGGCCCCACGCTGCAGGCGCACAAGAGCCCTGACTGGGCGCATCGAGCGGACTGGGGCCGGCGCGAGGGCGAGCGGGCGCTGCGCGGCATGCGCTATTTCGACCAGATCCTGAGCGGCCGGCCGTTCGTCGCCGGCGAAAGCTTCTCCATGGCCGATATCACAGTCTTCATGGGCCTGGCCTTCGCCGAGGTCGCCGGCCTCGCGGCCCCCGCCGACTTGACGTCGCTCGCCAAATGGCGGGCGAAGGTCGCGGACATCCCGAGTGTCAGGAGCCGAAGCGGCCAGACGCTGGTCGCGGACGATCTTCGACGACTGGGGTTCTAG
- a CDS encoding TetR/AcrR family transcriptional regulator: MEIDVATPDTREEIMGLAKRTVQARGYNALSFRELAKEIGVTSASIHYHFPTKGDLAAALARRYTEDGARYLEELLGSGADDAACMRQYAEIFRAALLNGNRMCLCGIMAAERDDLPDAVRVEVDRFIDMNVTWLTKVLSRAETAAPIAERRGRALAVFAAIEGAQLMARGRGDVAAFDDAIAAYRHAGLVP; the protein is encoded by the coding sequence TTGGAGATCGACGTGGCGACACCGGATACCCGCGAGGAGATCATGGGCCTAGCCAAGAGGACCGTGCAGGCCCGCGGTTACAACGCGCTCAGCTTTCGCGAGCTGGCGAAGGAAATCGGCGTGACCAGCGCCAGCATCCACTATCACTTTCCGACGAAAGGCGATCTCGCCGCCGCACTGGCGCGGCGCTATACGGAGGACGGTGCGCGCTATCTGGAAGAATTACTGGGTTCCGGCGCCGATGATGCGGCGTGCATGCGCCAGTACGCCGAGATCTTCCGGGCGGCGCTGTTGAACGGCAACCGCATGTGCCTGTGCGGCATCATGGCGGCCGAGCGCGACGACCTGCCTGATGCGGTCCGGGTCGAGGTCGACCGGTTCATCGACATGAACGTCACGTGGTTGACGAAGGTACTCTCCCGGGCCGAGACCGCAGCCCCGATCGCCGAACGTCGGGGTCGGGCCCTGGCGGTGTTCGCGGCGATTGAGGGTGCCCAGCTGATGGCGCGGGGGCGTGGCGACGTCGCGGCGTTCGACGACGCGATCGCCGCCTATCGGCACGCCGGGCTCGTGCCCTGA
- a CDS encoding TetR/AcrR family transcriptional regulator → MKKSRAETAETRRRIVAAAAEEFRKNGIHETSLCELMAAAGMTEGGFYRHFNSKDQLVAEACAAGLKSTAEAIKAAAEDGDGKTGLEAIVETYLSPEHQRDRWQGCPFVSLGSEMARADEATRAAATEGFKRLVDVVATQCPENDPAIAKERAEFILCSLVGVMTMARLVTDPDLAIAIVENTRKYLAKA, encoded by the coding sequence ATGAAGAAATCACGGGCCGAGACCGCCGAGACGCGGCGGCGGATCGTTGCCGCGGCCGCGGAGGAATTCCGCAAGAACGGCATTCACGAGACGAGCCTCTGCGAGCTCATGGCGGCCGCGGGCATGACCGAAGGCGGTTTCTACCGGCACTTCAATTCAAAGGACCAGCTGGTCGCGGAGGCCTGCGCCGCCGGATTGAAGTCGACCGCGGAGGCGATCAAGGCCGCGGCCGAGGACGGCGACGGCAAGACCGGCCTAGAGGCGATCGTCGAGACCTATCTCTCGCCCGAGCATCAACGGGACCGATGGCAAGGGTGCCCGTTCGTGTCGCTCGGCAGCGAGATGGCGCGCGCCGACGAGGCGACGCGCGCGGCCGCGACCGAGGGGTTCAAGCGGCTGGTCGACGTCGTCGCGACGCAATGTCCCGAGAACGATCCGGCGATCGCGAAGGAGCGCGCCGAATTCATCCTCTGCTCGCTGGTCGGCGTCATGACGATGGCACGCTTGGTGACGGATCCCGACCTGGCGATCGCCATCGTGGAGAACACCAGGAAATATCTCGCCAAGGCCTGA